The Deinococcus cellulosilyticus NBRC 106333 = KACC 11606 genomic interval CATCCTCTGGAATGGCGGCGAAATCAAGCTGAGAGAAGGCAACCCTGGTCTGAGTATCACCGTCTCAGGAATGGCAGAAATCACAGCCAACACTGTGCTGGTCAACAGTGGAGACATTCAACTGGGCGGCCCCGAGGGCAAGCAAATCGCATGCCTGGGAGATGTGGTGGTCAGTGGTTTCACACCCATCGGGGTGATTGCCCCGCGTGAAACCATCCCCACCAACGGCAGCCAGACCGTGAGGGCCATATGATCCAGGACCTCTTGTGGGAAAACGGAGACATCGTGCTGGACAGTAGAGGGCAACCCGTGATGATCAGCGATGCTGATGTTGTTGTGCAGGACCTGAAAGCCCGATTGCTCTGCCCGAAAGGGGCACACTGGGCACACCCTGCAGCAGGCTTCGACCTTTTGCCTTATGTCCAGGGCAAGCTGACTGATCTGACCATCCTGGAACTGGAACAGGAAATCGAACTGGAATGCCAGAACGATGCCAGAGTCCGCACTGCAGACTGCCAGGTCACTGTGTTGGGTCCCGGACGCTTCCAGGTTGCTGTGGTGGTCCAGCTGACCGACCAGACCTTGATTGAGTTTGGTCTGACCCTGGGAGCCCTGGCATGACCATCGACAAAGTGCAGTTGCAGACCCCACTCCTGCAGGAGCTGGTGAGCCTGCTGCTGTCATCTGTTCCAGACACCAGCCCATTGCAGAACCAGGATGAGTTCAGCGTCTGGAAGACCTATGTTGAATTGGCCGCTCAGACGGGACAGGACGCCCGTAAGCTGATCTCTTTGCTGAGTCCGATGGGTTACGTGCTGTACGCCACTGGAGCCTACCTGGACGAGCACGCTGCCGGACTTGCCCTCTCCCGCATTCTCGAAAGGTATGCAAAAGGACTTCTGGACGTGACGGTCAGTCAGCCAGTTCTGATCCCCGCAGGGCACATTGTTCAGACCCTGCCCGATGGTCAGGGCAACGTCCTGAAATACATCGTATCACAGGACACCCCACTTGCTGTCCCAGGCGGCAAATTGCCTGTGGTTGCTGAAGAGGCTGGATCGAAGTACAACATCACTGTAGCCAACCGGGTGAAGACTCTGGTCACTGTGGTGTCTGGAGTCACCAGCATCAACAACTCTGCAGACTGGCTCACCCAGCTGGGCGTGGACCGGGAGACTGATGAGTCTTTGCGGACCAGGTGCCTGCTCAGGTGGCCTGCCCTGTCCAATGGCAGCATCAAAGACAAGTACATCCTGACCGCTCTGTCTGTCCCAGGCATCACCAAAGTGCTGGTCCGGGACCAGCACCCGAACGGTCAGGGCAGTGTGGACATGTATGTTGCCCCACCCACAGGCATGCCCACCGACGAGCAGAGGCAGGAGGTCCGGGACGCCCTGGAATACGTGCGTGCCCTGACCACCAACCTGAGGGTTCTGGCCCCTGCACCTGTCAGCCGGGATGAGACAGTGACCATCTACCGCAACCCTGCAGACAGCCGCACAGCAGATGACTTTGAGGCCATTGTGCTGGGTGTCATGAACAGCCTGGGACCCGGACAGACCTACTACCCCAGTGCCGTGGCAGACGCCATCTACGGCACCCCCAAAGACCCGAGCATCTACGGTGTGGTGCTGCCCTCACTGGCTCCAGTGACCTGCACAGAGACGCAGATGATTGTGCCTGGGACCATCACGGTGGTGCTTGCATGATCACCGTTTACCCCCAGAATCCAGAACTGGAAGCCCAGGTGAAAGGGTACCTCCTGCAGCTGCTGCCCCCAGAGCGGGTTCCTGCAGCAGGAGGGATCATGGACCAGTTGGTGACCCTGCTGTCCTATGGGCTCACCCAGCACCAGATTGCTGCCATCGACATGGTGCTGACCTGGTTCGCCCGGTTCAGTTCTCCTGCAGGACTGGACACCATTGCTGCAGGCAAACGCCTGAGCAGGTTTACCGGGGAGAACAGCGATGCCCTGGTGTCCAGGGTGAACGGTGCCTTTCCCTTCTGGGAAC includes:
- a CDS encoding DUF2590 family protein, with protein sequence MIQDLLWENGDIVLDSRGQPVMISDADVVVQDLKARLLCPKGAHWAHPAAGFDLLPYVQGKLTDLTILELEQEIELECQNDARVRTADCQVTVLGPGRFQVAVVVQLTDQTLIEFGLTLGALA
- a CDS encoding baseplate J/gp47 family protein — protein: MTIDKVQLQTPLLQELVSLLLSSVPDTSPLQNQDEFSVWKTYVELAAQTGQDARKLISLLSPMGYVLYATGAYLDEHAAGLALSRILERYAKGLLDVTVSQPVLIPAGHIVQTLPDGQGNVLKYIVSQDTPLAVPGGKLPVVAEEAGSKYNITVANRVKTLVTVVSGVTSINNSADWLTQLGVDRETDESLRTRCLLRWPALSNGSIKDKYILTALSVPGITKVLVRDQHPNGQGSVDMYVAPPTGMPTDEQRQEVRDALEYVRALTTNLRVLAPAPVSRDETVTIYRNPADSRTADDFEAIVLGVMNSLGPGQTYYPSAVADAIYGTPKDPSIYGVVLPSLAPVTCTETQMIVPGTITVVLA